The nucleotide sequence TCACAAGTTGAGATATATCAATCCGGTTACATAGTAAATCAGAAATTATTTGCTTAGCATATGAGACAGCTCCATCAGGATCTCTATCAATCAGAAGTTTTTGAAGGCACATGCTCATCATATTTGAAACTAGAGGGCAGTTATCTCTGCGTACAGTTTCTATACCCTTACAATCCATTTTGTCGTAAGTTTCTGGCCTAGTAAAATAAAGACCGgcatatctttttttattgattagtaGATAAGGGTAATAGACTTTCTCGAATTCTAGCTTAATTGGCTTTACAAATTTAGAACTGACAAAATCAGCTGCTTCTTTTCCCAATTCCATACTTTCTACCAATGTTTTTACTCCAAACTTTACCATTACAGAATCTGTGTCTCCATAAATAACAACAGCATCTTCCTTGTATCCATTTGCTTTTGTATACTTCTTTTCTACTTCGGTTTTAGTGAACTCAATCATAGTTCGCCCATAAGCAGTAACACTTCCTGATATTTCAAGACAAGGTAGTTTCCCAACTTGTGCACCTGTAAATCCATACACAGAATTTGCACTTATCTTTAGTGCCAACTGTCGCCCATCTAGAACAGACCTTTTAAAAGGgtctgtttctttttttaaatctgcttttgctttttttcttgCAGCCAAAAGTGACTCCAAAATTTCTGGTAGAAGACCTTTCCTAATGTTAGATTTAACAAACATGTTATTTAGAGgtgtaatagtaatattttctgGATCAAGATTCAATTCCTTTTGCATATTTGGAGAGATTAAGGtagtataacataaattatgtgCCATCATTATACTAGGATACAGTGAAGCAAAATCTAAAGTGGATATAGGATCTGCATAATATCCCTTTTTAGGTTCTATGACAGTTGCTCCTTCAAACTGATCGTCAGAACCCTGACCATGGTAAGCTGGCATTAAATATCCAGCATCTTTAGCTTTGCGCAGAAGCTGGCTCACAACTTTTATTTGTTGCCCTCTTGTTAAAAGACATAATAATGGTACACCGGTAACTCTAGCCATTTccatgtaattaattatacacattaatttattaagcaatttaatcgGCAAATAAGCATCCTTTAAACAATACATTGCTAATCTTCTTCTAGTttgttcattttcattttgtaaGTCTGTAATTATACTATGGTGGACATCCTCTTTTTGTTCTTGAAGAAAATGGTAACTAACAGAATTTAATGTGTAAGATCTCAGTTTATAATCTCTTAAAAGAACTTGAAGTAAATCAAATGGAACTCTTCCTTCAAAATTAATGGATTTATTTTCTCTTCGACCCATTTGCCTAGATTGTAGCACAGAATCTTTTATTACTGATCTAATATTTTGGATACGCcctaaatattcaaaattagcTACTTTAAGATGTTTTGCACGATTTATTAAGTAGGGCCAATCAAAGTTACTAATGTTATATCCTGTTATTATATCTGGATCTAATTCTCTAAAAAAATCTGACCATTTTGACAAGAGTTCTGATTCTGATTGAAAGCTATATACTTGAGACCCAACTATTGGGGCAcaagtatttaatgtaaatacattCCTTAGGTATGGTTCATTTTCTCCTTGTCTAATTACCATGGAAGCAATTTGAATAACAGGATCTTTTTCAGGTTCAGGAAAAACCCCTTTCCTTCCTGCACATTCAATATCAAAGCTTAAAATCCTTACAGGAGCAACTTTTGACCACTCTCCTTCTGGTtgatgagaaataaaattattccatGCCACATCAACTTC is from Pieris rapae chromosome 7, ilPieRapa1.1, whole genome shotgun sequence and encodes:
- the LOC110994619 gene encoding DNA polymerase delta catalytic subunit, translated to MNKRKQFKGPPPKRIKSNDDDEDDIPASFEDQLAGMESDFDSPEIVGDGPENQNTNNKWSRPYPPDMDPGTTSLIFQQFDIDHYNGKPIPGMPGSQLAPVPIMRMYGITMEGNSVCCHVHGFTPYFYVTVPLNFDISSCLELKTNLNKAILEDLRNNKDNIREAVLEVKIVKAKSIMYYKGDNQTMYAKVSVALPKLIAAAKRLIERQPTSFSLSDPSFYETNIDFDIRFMVDTSVVGCNWIELPSTKWSIRSRFGKLPPESRCQIEVDVAWNNFISHQPEGEWSKVAPVRILSFDIECAGRKGVFPEPEKDPVIQIASMVIRQGENEPYLRNVFTLNTCAPIVGSQVYSFQSESELLSKWSDFFRELDPDIITGYNISNFDWPYLINRAKHLKVANFEYLGRIQNIRSVIKDSVLQSRQMGRRENKSINFEGRVPFDLLQVLLRDYKLRSYTLNSVSYHFLQEQKEDVHHSIITDLQNENEQTRRRLAMYCLKDAYLPIKLLNKLMCIINYMEMARVTGVPLLCLLTRGQQIKVVSQLLRKAKDAGYLMPAYHGQGSDDQFEGATVIEPKKGYYADPISTLDFASLYPSIMMAHNLCYTTLISPNMQKELNLDPENITITPLNNMFVKSNIRKGLLPEILESLLAARKKAKADLKKETDPFKRSVLDGRQLALKISANSVYGFTGAQVGKLPCLEISGSVTAYGRTMIEFTKTEVEKKYTKANGYKEDAVVIYGDTDSVMVKFGVKTLVESMELGKEAADFVSSKFVKPIKLEFEKVYYPYLLINKKRYAGLYFTRPETYDKMDCKGIETVRRDNCPLVSNMMSMCLQKLLIDRDPDGAVSYAKQIISDLLCNRIDISQLVITKELAKNDYAAKQAHVELANKMKKRDAGTAPKLGDRVPYIICCAAKNTPAYMKAEDPIFVLENSVPIDFSYYLENQLSKPLLRIFEPILGEKAESLLLKGEHTRTKAMVTSKVGALAAFTRKKEKCIGCKVVISDDTKALCDHCLDKEGQLYISEMFKVRHLQEKFSRLWTECQRCQGSLHEEVLCTNRDCTIFYMRKKVGMELDTQEKRVSRFGEPIW